From a region of the Archocentrus centrarchus isolate MPI-CPG fArcCen1 chromosome 18, fArcCen1, whole genome shotgun sequence genome:
- the LOC115796648 gene encoding Fc receptor-like B, producing MEVRALCMRLLMIVMILLDGQDQKADAVSLSIAPNRSQFFEYESVTFYCEGVDHCEIVHKFKRKLESCSKTDKPAQTGSSCTIKTAYKQDSGEYWSETGGGKRSNIINISVTDGSVILEVPALPVMEGQTVTLHCRNKIASSNLTADFYKDGRQIQRSSKGNMNIYRVSKSDEGLYKCSISGAGKSPESWLKVTVSIETSTVNAGSATHAAVRKNRENKRMY from the exons ATGGAGGTCAGAGCTCTGTGTATGAGACTGT TGATGATCGTTATGATTCTGCTGGATGGACAGGATCAGAAAGCTG atgcagtttctctgagtatCGCTCCAAACAGATCGCAGTTCTTTGAATATGAATCAGTAACATTTTACTGTGAAGGAGTCGATCATTGTGAAATTGTGCATAAATTCAAAAGGAAATTAGAATCATGTAGCAAAACTGATAAGCCGGCACAAACGGGATCATCCTGCACCATCAAAACTGCTTATAAACAGGACAGTGGAGAGTACTGGAGTGAGACTGGAGGAGGGAAGAGAAGCAACATCATCAACATCTCTGTCACTG ATGGTTCTGTGATCCTGGAGGTTCCTGCTcttcctgtgatggagggacAAACTGTGACTCTTCACTGTAGAAACAAAATCGCTTCCTCCAACCTCACAGCtgatttctataaagatggaCGTCAAATCCAGAGAAGCTCCAAAGGAAACATGAACATCTACAGAGTTTCCAAGTCTGATGAAGGACTTTACAAGTGCAGCATCTCAGGAGCTGGAAAATCACCAGAGAGCTGGCTGAAAGTCACAG TCTCCATAGAGACCAGCACAGTGAATGCAGGCAGTGCAACACATGCTGCTGTAAGAAAAAACAGGGAGAACAAACGTATGTActga